One window from the genome of Streptococcus salivarius encodes:
- a CDS encoding DUF3042 family protein, with protein sequence MAKKHSFAKGVATGVIGTAATVAGAVFAVKKTIIEPEEKKLAFIEENRKKAARRRVSR encoded by the coding sequence ATGGCTAAAAAACATTCATTCGCTAAAGGTGTCGCTACTGGCGTTATCGGAACTGCTGCTACTGTAGCAGGTGCTGTCTTCGCAGTTAAGAAAACCATTATCGAACCAGAAGAAAAGAAATTGGCTTTCATCGAAGAAAACCGTAAAAAAGCAGCTCGCCGTCGTGTAAGCCGCTAA